TCTATTACCATACGTACCCACAAGCACACATGTGGATCTTTGAAGGTTGCATCCAGAGCATATATTTCAAAATCGCTTGGAGTAGCATGGGATCCGTATATGAAACCATTAGATAACAATCACTGAATGAAATGACAAGTATCACATGATAAGATGTGAAGCCTTAGGATACAAATTGTACAAACTTGTTCATCCACAATAAACTTTATTAGATACCTATTACATAACCATCAAAATATGGACTAAACAAACAATAATCAAGTGAAAGCCATGAGTACAATGGGTAAAACCATATTTTCTTAACCCCAATGGATTGGCCAAGTGGCCAAGGATTGGGACTCAGGGTTTGAGACCTTGAAACCTCACAGGTGCTATCAAATCCTTTAGGGCCAATCCATGCCTTTAATTGGGATCTCCAcaagtgggcggtgggattAAACTCAcaagttttacaaaaaaaaacaaacatattttCCTGGCATCCAAAAGAAAGAGGAGGCTCATAGTTTCCCTCAAACAGAAAATCCCAGATATCTTTCCTCCCAAACAATAGAGTTGAATTAATTAAAACCAAAATTCACCCACTGTGCATCAAGTTTTGAAGGCTGCAAGGATATATGGAgctaattaattttctttttgaaaaaaaaaactcacgtGTTGAGTATGTGAGGGAGTAGGCAATCAGAGATGCGTTTAGATGGCTTGTACTCATAAGCTCCCTCGCAAAGCCCTTCTCTTTGCTCATATCCTTTACAGCGTCCTCGTAATCTTTCATTACATAATCCAAACAAAATCAGAACAGCAAAAAACCCACACTTCCATACTCACTCTGGTCACATGCACACGAGAAATTGAACGACAAAATCACAATAATCGATCTACAAATCTGTTCACACCGTGCTCAAAACGTAATCGACCTACGAAACGTGATAGAATATGAGCAAGCTCCAACcacaaaagagagaaacaaaatgaaTATAAAATGGTAGAATATAAAATGCAGCATAACTTCTCCTTTTAATATATATCTTACCTTCTTTTCtcttcccaaaaaaattaagttagaTTCTTGTACTATTTCTGATGGTAATGTCGAGACTGGACACTATGCTGATATGATTGGAGCAAGTTACACACTCGGTCCCATTTATGATCGACATAGCAAGCATGGATTGTTCcattgatttaagtcatcatttCCTCTTCagaattatttgtgtaaaaatCAGAGTCTTTTTGTAGGAAAAAGCCAAGATCTGTGCGTACGCCCCCATATTCCTCAATATTGATTAAGCCTTGGATAATGTGCCTCATTTTACCCTTTTGTTCGTTTCATGATTGAGCTCAATCTTCCATTTTAACAATTTCCTCTAACACAAAAAACAACCacccaaaaaacacaaaacaaccACAAAAGGAAGCTAGCACACCGTAACTTTCCTCAAATGCAAAAACAACCACCCAAAAAGATATGCTCATGACTCAAATAATCAACCCATAACCACTGAAACCTTTGATTGTTCACCAATAAACCGTAGGAAACACCATTTGGTAAGTGCAATAATGACAAAACGAAGTAACACCCAAATCACagtgaagaaaataaattcaaaaaatcacaaaaatcaagcCAAACCCTAGAAGGAGATACAGAAGCCGTCAATCTAAGCaaagaacaaagaaacaaaacgaAGCAACCGGAAAACACACAACACGTCCATAAATCGACATAACAACCGATAATTTCACTACCGGATGAACGAAAGGAACATCAGCAAATCACAAAGTCTCCGGCGAAGAACCCTCCAACActgtctcctctctctcaaatcaaCCAAACTCAAGCAAGCAATAAACCTGAACAGTTATCTGTCGACGCTCAGCAAACAGGCAGAGAACCCGGAACATGCAAACAGAGAACTCGAAGAGAGAGGAAGCAGCGCACAGAAGATAGCTATCAAGGAGATACGACTCCACAGGTTTAGATCCTCACACTCGTTTCTTCCAAGAGCAACACCTACCACCGATCAACAACGGGGGACCATGCACGCACGTCACCGTCCGTCGCCCAGGCTTCTTCTCCCGTTCTTTTGTCGctgtctcctctctctctttctctctgtctctctctgctGTCTGCCCCAAACTAGACGAAGCAAAGAAAAAGGCAGAAGCAAAGCAGAGACGTGGCTTGATCTAGCCCACATTCTTCACATGAAGCGGATAAATGCCCTCGGTGTCAAAACAAGTAGCTCTCCAATTGAGGGGcacaattgaaaaaattatggcAATCGTTCAATTGGCTGCAAGGCTCTTAGTTTTAaagttttagacaaaaaaaatatggcaAGTGTTCCAATTGCTTTTGTTCTCTTAACCTTAATTTATTATTAAATCTATTTTAAGGTATATCAAAatgttagaatttattttatacatctactttgattttttttttacatatattaaaattatataaaatatagGTTACGGTCAATGCAGAACTGTACCAACATATACACTAGTTCTTGTACGTACTGTCTCGATAAAGAAAATAGTATGTTTGTGGGAACATGATTGATAACTTAgggtaaaagttataattttttatttttggattctTTCATTAAGTCaaatcaataatttattaaaaattattaaaaattaataaataaataaaaatttagtaaGAACAAAGGGAAAATCTACCGTCAGCCTTTAGGGCTGACAATAGTGGATGCACGCGCGACTCCACGCGCTCATTTGAGAGCAGTTTTTTGTGAGTTCCGATGCATGACGTTACCCATTGAAATTGATTGAAATTTTTGGGCCAAATGACAATATTAACCCTCATCCCACTTCTCTCACGCAGACCagtttccaaaaccaaaaacctttTTAGATCGAAATTGCAACCGACTTGCAAATCCATCGCCGGCTGAAAAAATCGGCAACTCCGTGATAGCAAATATTATTGTGTACTGATTCTGAGACAATTCACTCACAGAAACCCGGAAactcccctccctccctccctccctccctccctcccttcgGCTTCCCCCTCTCTGAAATTTTGTATTCTTCAGTTTCTGAACTTCGATTATGAGTCAATGGCAGTGGTTGAAGACAAAGCAGtgttgaagagagagaagagcgtGTGTGTCATCCTTGGATGGAAACcgaactgtaacaatttgcccAATATTTACTGACCCTCTGTCTCCTCCAAAGAACAAGTCTTTGAGCTTTCTTCAAATACTCTTCTTGTTCACTAGGTGGGTTTATCTATTTTTGCTCCTAGTTTTCTCTTGATCGGCTTTTTTTTGCTCCTAGTTGCTTTCGGAATTACATACtagtatttaatttaattacccCAACTTTTCCGAGTAAAAAAACAGCAGCGAAGAAACCCATTTTCCCACAATCTCACCCCCACTCTCtccacgcaaaaaaaaaaaaaaaaaaaaagcagttaAAAAGGAGTCCCCCcggctcaaaaaaaaaaaaaagcagttaAAATGGAGTTCCGAggcaatataatttttttctaattgttttttGATTTGCTAGTCACAATTATGAACTGATTGTGGGCAATTTGGCTCTATAATTCGACTATCTCACAGTTCTGAAAGGATTTGGGGggaaaaattagaaattaattttaatttttgaaatttgaaagaatCTGGAAAAAGAGAGCTAAGAGGTCAATTTTTCATCAAAAGCGGGTGAGGAGAAAAGGGTTTTCCCAGAATTGGGAGGGATTTCACTGCCATTattgtggagagagaaagagagataaggttatttttgcctttttaagaaaaagaaaagaaaaggaaggttAAGATTGTCATTTCGGAGAAGGATGACAGACAACAGTACAAAGGAATACAAAAGTTGACTtagaaaacaaggaaagagcaacacgtggtttttttttaatttaaagcGTCAGCCCAGTAGGCGTATTTTAGAAGGACCgaagaacaaaaatcaaaaaatcccTTAGCGGAACGGGCCTTGCTGCCTACCTAAATCCCACCCCAAAACCCTCGTCTCGCGCGGCAGCAGCCGCAAGTCCCATAACCATAGCCCGATTGATCCTAACCATACGTTCATCATCTCTCTCCTACCTCCGCTTTCTCTCCTCCGTGTCGTCATCCCTATCCCGGGCCCCACCTCTCCCCGTCTTCGCCGACCCGACCCGGTCCACCTCCCTGGTCTCACACTCCATCCGGGTTGTGTCGCCCAGATTGGCGGCTCGCCTGACCGCGATTCGGTGCAGGGTGAACCTATAGGGCGGGCCGGCCTAAGAAAGAATGTTAACCTGTCGCCGCTCAACCTCCGGATCGAATTTCAGCAACCGCCCGCCGACCGAGATGGCCCCGCTGTTTCCGGGGTGCGATTACGAGCACTGGCTCATAGCCCAGGGGCGAAGGGGCGACCAGGCAGCAGATTATCGATTGTTACGTCCAAACCCTAGCCAAGGTCCTCGGAAGGTAATATAAGTAGAGAGATGCAGATGATCGATTGCTACATCcgaaccctaatttttttgggggtgcAACGAAGaatgttatattttttgttttctgttggaATTTAGGGTTATTGCATTTTGCCAAGTTTATACTAGGGTTTGACTGAGGAATGTTTACAGCTAAttacttttgttttctgttgaaATTTAGGGTTATTGAATTTCACCATGTTTGTATTAGGTTTTGACTAAGGGAATATTTATGGCTCATTTCTGTCTCCGAAGGTAGAGAGAGTTTGAATGAAAGTCTTAACCCTAGCTAGAAATTCTTCAATGTTATGTTAACTTTATGGCTTAGTATCGTCTTTTTAACAGGAATTTTGTTGATTCTATTATTTGGGCTTGCCTCAATTCTGTTTTGTAATGGATAGCGTCTCACGTATGCACTGAAATAGGGCTTTGGCTTTAGCATAGTCTTGTAGAATCCTAAAAGTTCATGTGAACTTTCACtctcctcatttttttggtcaattatGGTCGGATTAGTTGGCTGAAGTTTCTGTTTGGTTATATTTGGTGAGAAACCTGAAAGCTTCCTTTTTCCCAAACTGTGATGGGGCTCTTAAAATACTTTGTTGTTAAGTTGTTTATGATGTGTCTTTCTTCCACTTACAAAATAAGCACAGTTACAGAATATTGGGTAGATAAAATAATTTGCGGAGTTAGGTCgtttatttcattttccattttctaaATTGAATCGGTTAGTTTCTAACATCACTCCTTATTAGCAAGACGTCAAGTAAAGGAGAATGGAAAAATCTTAGAACACCAATGAACATAACATTCTGAACTTGTGGATGAGAGAGGGTGATATGTGAGTAGATTACATACTTTTCACCTCCTAGACTTGCAAATGGTATTCCTAAAATGCCATTGTTTTAATTTTCCCATTCTGGCATTTGTTACCATCTCCTAGACTTGCAAATGGTATACCTACCGCTATTGTTTGGATGGCCTCTcttacaaaataaatacttcTCACAAAAACAAATGGATGGCCTCGACATGAGTCTCCAACTCTGAATCACTCATCAATGCCACCTTCGCGTCTTGCCCTGCAATTTCAGACATTTTCTGATTAATAATGTACTAGGACAATGACCAAATACGAGTGATTTGGGGGAATGGAAATAAAGCCCTTGACTTATAGCTTGGGGTTAGGCAGTTTAAGGGTGAGTTTCACGAATGTGTTGTCAAGACACTTTTCCATTTCATTGATTTTAACAAATGTGCAACCTGTTTCTCTTCTCAGGCCTCAAAATTGTGTTATTGGCGCGTGGGTATGAGTTCCAGTCTCTGATAAAGACGGAGTTGCATTACTTACGCAGCAAAGTAATCTCTTTCTTTGGTATATTGTACACCAGATATACATGGTGCCAATCACATTGACGAGATACTGTTTGGAAAGGTAATTGAATATATTGGAGCAAGAATGCATTCATATGATAGTTGATACATGTGCATTTGGCCTGATTGTAATGCTTATAGCTTTTATGGatactttttcttttattgattAGTTTATAGACACTTAATGAACTATATTTGCAGAGCAAAGTAAAGAATTGAAGTTACTGTGTCTAGGGAGAATAAGAGACTCTATCAAAGCTGAAGCAAACCACAGAAACTAacatttttcattcttttctcttctttttcctaaTTCTAAGCACACCCTTAGATTGCAGAAAAACATCCGTTACAGGAAAACACTCTTTAAATAATGTCTAACCAAGTGACAATTGTTATGGTTGAAGCAAAAGTTCGACGCCCTAAGCAAAAATTATGGATGAATGTCTATAGATATAGCTGTATATATTGTAAAGTTGTTTTGGATTGTTAACAACAAACCacacaccacccccccccccccccccacccaaccaccaccaccacacacacacaaaccagAGCATTCTTATTGTATCCTGAATCTGGTTTCTTATTCTTTAGGGGTTTTTCCAGGTGTGGGCAGTCATAACTGCTTATCTGCCAACCAGATTTAAGGCTTGTAGACATACACTAAGATGCACTCTACTGCTGAAATACACCGATTTGCAAAGATTGGTAAGGctgctccctctctctctctctctctctctctctctctctctctctctcctcaaacaTTCCTTTGCCATTTGGCCCATTTCTATAACACATTCCTTGCCCAAATTTCCGGTGGTCGAATGATAGGGAAAAAGGTATCTATATTACTGGTATCTAAACACACCCTTAAACCTTCTTGTTcacagtttttttcttcttcttcttccttttggtTCATTCACATTAGCATGAGAACGGGCAGTACTAATGGCTAACTGGCACTACCAGGATGAAATATTTCAAGTACCAAAGTACCATAATACTTTAGTGAAATGTTTGTTCCTGGGGATGATCATGGAGATTCGGGGATATCTCACCTATGTATTCTTcaggttttttttaaaaaaaattgttgactTTGAGAGTATTGTATCACGACGGAAATGCCCTTTTGATGCTTGTGTATGTAGTTGACCATAATCATATTCTTAAGCCTTTGGAAGCAATTTTTCCGTAATCATGTGCAACTGAGGTCGGTTTTCCGTTGCTTTGTTGTCAAGGCAGAAGTACAGTTCAATTGTTGTAGCAGTTGTTGCTGTCCTTGAGAGAAGATGCTCGATTATTGCTCCATTTATGTGTTCGTAAGGCTATGCGAACTGAGGtgagtaatttctagggtttcaatcgcCAATATCAGGTGTGTTTCTTGTTCTCTATTTCTTCCAATAGCTGATCGATTAACCTTTACCTTTGTTCCCTACTGAATGTCCGAGCTTTCGTCCAATTCCTACCTTATTCAGGTTCGATTAGTTCTTTCCAATCTATTTGTGATGATTATTTTTGAggtattttttggaatttttgtaaTACGGTGCGTTGTTTGTATCGTGTACTGAAAATGGGGATCTGATTTTTCGAtgttatttttccatttcagACCTAAATTTGTTCTTTGTTGATTTTGCTACGAGGCTGCTTCGTAATTTTGATGTATTTTTTCCTTGGCAATGTCGAAAGATCCTGCTTTCTTTCAAGAAACTGATATTTCATGTTTCATGGATTGATAATTTTCGTAATTTGGTTGGAGTTGTGTAAGTGCCATACGCAGAATTTGTATTATGTGAATCTGTTTAGGCTCACGCAGGTCTGTCAGTCCACCCTCTATCTTGTCTTCCTTTATGCCAATAATTATAGGGTTTTGCATGCTTTTAAACGAGTTTTAGTTGCCTAACCGAACTCTCCATTTACTGTGCTACTTACCGatcttccctttttctttcattGTGGAATTCCATAGtacaaaattgagaatatattcTGAATCTGCAAACTGCTTCAAATCTTATTCGCTTCTCATCCGAGGGGGACTTTTTGATGTATGGGATAATGTTACGAGTTTAACGATGTCTGTCCATCGTATAAGATTATAACTCTATTTCATTCTCGAATCATTACAAAATGACTTATCAACGCGAACTTTTAATTGGAAGCCAAACAATGCATTGCTTGTGGTCTCTAGCCTAATGGATACCCATAGACAAACCTCCAAACATTATATAGGTATATCTCGCATGCTTTCCTACAGTATTAGACTTGATAGACAATAATAATAGATAGAGTTCTGAGCAATTTCCATTTTGCTTCCAATCTTAGTATGTTTAACCTTGCATTTGACCAATGTTTTCCTTTATATGGACAACCTGTATCAGGTACTTGTAGTGGGCTCATGTATTTCTGTTGTAATATACTCCGTCCATCCCGTaatgtttgggtttttttgggaTTCCAACCATTTAAGAAATATCATGATTACAAATTAAAAGTACTTCAATTTCCTAAAATACCCCTTATTTGTCATCTCATACAAAGCCAAAAGATTCCAAGTTTTTGACTCAAAATTCACAAGCACAAGCTTTCTCACTGTTCTGGAACTTTTCAGCCATACAACTCTACAATTTGATTGTGATTTGAGGGGaagggcaaaatagaaaattaatccAATGATACCCATTGAAAAGTCTAAATGGATAAATTTTTTGGGACAACAAAAGATGGCATCATGGGACAAGAAaacgggacggagggagtaggtgCTATCACGTCGTTGCTATTGACATTGATCCTCAACAAGTGGAAATGGCATTAAGTAACGCAAAAGTCTACGGTTTCATTGTTGGAGACTTTATCGAACTTGCTCCTTCTCTAAAGGTATACTTTTGCTATTGTGGAATGAGAAAATATTGGAATTTAGAAGTAAAGGAAGTCAAGATGTTacttatagaaaaaaaaaaaaaaaaagaaggaaaagccaatgtgtttttattcttttaccTGGATGCATTCTAATAAGGCTTTTATTACGATAGCGAAAATTTGAGGtcaacaatattttcaacaCCCCTGCCCCCACCCATCTCTGAAAGACACAAATTAAAAAGCTTGTTTCAATGCCATGAGCTCATTTTTCTGTTCAGAGCGTGGTGTTGTTTTCATGTTTCTGTATATTTAAAGTGAGTTCTTATCTCTATTTTTTGCACACACACATTATACAGGGAGTGCTTAActtgtttgatttgggtttaAAGTGCTTtctgttttttgggtttttttttgaaaagggggTTTAAAAGGATCAGTGGTTTTTGTTCTGAAACAAAGTTGAGAACTTTTAAGCATTTTTCCACTTGGGTTGGACTTCCAAGTGTTCAATTAAATTAAGACAACTCATTAGTGGTTTTTGGTGAGAGTCTTTCAAATTGGGGATTCATAGATTGGTGGGTCTTCGGACCGGTCAAATGAGTAACAAACAAAGTTGAAAACTCTTTACAATTTTTTCCCTGTGGTTTTGTGCTAGCAAATGTCGTCAATAAGCTctaatttattattttcttgctcATGCTTGTTCCAATGTAGACTCATATTATTTCTCCAAATAAACTGAGGACGAAGTTAATGGGGCATCAAAGTCGTAAAAAGAAAGAGGGATCAAACTCTTCAAGAACATTTCCTTCCTAGCTTGAGGATTCTGAGTTTGCCAAGAACAGTTTGTTAGCCACCAAGAGTGGATACTTTGATGAGGAAGGTAAGGAATTGTGTTCTAAAACTAGATTTTGACAACCCATCCATTTGCTAAGTACTGTTTCCAATTGTTAAGTGGCAATAAATAAACTGAAACTGGTttactccactttttactgCATATGTATTTATTCCAATAATTATAGATTGGTGGGGATTCATAGGTTGGTAGGTCTTTGGACCAGTCAAATGAGTAACTAACAAAGTTGAAAACTCTTTACAACCTTTTCCTTGTGGTTTTGTGCTAGCAAACGTCGTCAATAAGCTctaatttattattttcttgctcATGCTTGTTCCAATGTAGACTGGTATTATTTCTCCAAATAAATCGAAGACGCAGCTAATGGGGCATCAAAGTcggaaaaagaaagagggatCAAACTCTTCAAGAACATTTCCTTCCAAGCTTGAGGATTCTGAGATTGCCAAGAACAGTTTGTTAGCCACCAAGAGTGGAGACTTTGATGAGGAAGGTAAGGAACTGTGTTCTAAAACTAGATTTTGACAACCCATCCATTTGCTAAGTACTGTTTCCAATAGTTTAGTGGCAATAAATAAACTGAAACTGTTttactccactttttactgCATATGTATTTATTCCAATAATTATTTAGTTGggacatgatttttgaactccTCTATTTTACAAATGCAGTCCACAATTTGTCTTTTTGGTGCTTAAGTTAATACACAACGCAATTTCCAATTCACATTAGAAAATGgctgttgattttgccacttccttttttgttaatgtcactcccctgcaagtgtatttttggtgcaaaaatacacttgcaagggagtgccgttaaaaaaaagggagtggcaaaatcatttccctagaAATTatggagtgcatttataaaatAGTGGAGTGCAAAAGCCATTTCGAGATGGTTGTCTCCAGGAGAAACTGCTATGCATATTTGGGAACTGAGTCAATGGATATGGTTGCCAAATGCGCGGCTTAGTTTGGTTGTTTCAGTTAGATCATCCCCAATTTTATTAAAACCACAGTTGTTCACTTGTTGTTTCAGAATCagttctttgttttcttgaaaCTATCTTTTTAAAGGCAAGCACTTTCATTGTTTACATCTGTATTTGTTTTTTACACAAAGTGGTTTTCGAGtatttagattttaaaaaaatagagtcccacattgcttaggtgtggaatgggtgatcacttaataacatgagGGAGCTCTtctctcattgccaattggttctgaaatggatataaagttttcacattgGAAGCATCTATTTGGTGTTTACTTAAAAGTGGATTCGGCTTGATAAAATTCCCTACAAACAAGTTTCGAAATCTATCAACTAAGAAGTTTCATtctatttgttttgatttttggccCATCCATTCTATTGCAGTTTCCAGTTCAGAAGTTTCATCAGTTAAATTATCAAGCCATGCGATGCCAGAAGCTGGACAAGCTGATCTGAGTACTTTCCAgccaaaagaaaatactaaactgcatcaattttcaaagagCGATAGCAGTAATTCAAGTGCAGTTCACCCTGTGAGGTCACTAGGCGAGGGCAATCTTGATTACGATAGCATTGCCAGGTCATGTAGCTTCAAGTTTCAGTAAGGAGAAA
The sequence above is a segment of the Rhododendron vialii isolate Sample 1 chromosome 13a, ASM3025357v1 genome. Coding sequences within it:
- the LOC131315011 gene encoding uncharacterized protein LOC131315011 isoform X1, whose product is MALSNAKVYGFIVGDFIELAPSLKTGIISPNKSKTQLMGHQSRKKKEGSNSSRTFPSKLEDSEIAKNSLLATKSGDFDEEVSSSEVSSVKLSSHAMPEAGQADLSTFQPKENTKLHQFSKSDSSNSSAVHPVRSLGEGNLDYDSIARSCSFKFQ
- the LOC131315011 gene encoding uncharacterized protein LOC131315011 isoform X2 yields the protein MRKTGIISPNKSKTQLMGHQSRKKKEGSNSSRTFPSKLEDSEIAKNSLLATKSGDFDEEVSSSEVSSVKLSSHAMPEAGQADLSTFQPKENTKLHQFSKSDSSNSSAVHPVRSLGEGNLDYDSIARSCSFKFQ